The following is a genomic window from Zalophus californianus isolate mZalCal1 chromosome 10, mZalCal1.pri.v2, whole genome shotgun sequence.
GCACACCGGAGCTGCGCCTCAGTAACCTCGCTCCGAGGGCTCGGCGCCGCGGGAACCGCTGCGGCTGGGAGGCAGGATCCGACTCGGGCAGAATTCTCGCTGCTTTTCGGGAAGGGCGAGTCTTGGGCCGCAAGCGGCTGGAAGCGGGGGTGGCGGCTCGGCTCGGCTCCGCGGCCCGCGCGCATCCGCCGCCGCCTCCAAGCCCCAGCCCGGCGGGCCTCGGCGGGCCTGGCGTGTGCGGATCTAGCGCGCTCGGCCTTCTCTTGGGCGCCTTAGAAATCTCGGTCTTCGTTCAAGAATTTCTAGCTTCCCTGGCCGCTCTTGTAAGCATCGAGCGCCACCGGGAAAACTCCCGATCCCTGGGCCGAGCGAGCGGCCCCAGGATGAGTCGACCCGGCCCGAAATGTGGTTTTTGCTCCCCGCCACCAGGCCGGCCTAGAGAGGACTCTTCGTCCTGCGACTGCTCCTCTTCCAAAATGAACTTTAAACTTCTCTGGACTTGAGATACCCCGTTCCTAATGAAAACGTGGAAGAACTCCACCGCCCAGGCTAAAGCCCTGCTAGAGTTTCACGGGAGAAATGTTCAAGAAGGAGAGGTGGAGGGTGTTGGAGGAAGGGCGCCTCCTGCGAACCCTCCAGAAGCAGCCCCAGTGCCACCCCCAGGTGCCGCCCAGCGCATTTCCCTCCCGGTACCCCAGCTTTGCTGCGCCCTCTGGTCTAGCGGATCATGGCCTTGGTAAGGCCGAACTGTACCTAAAATCGTATCATTAAGGTCCCTGGGCgattatttcctttactttttaaacCCGGGCCCGAGGAAGAAAAATGCGAGAGGGGATTGGGGCAGCCGGCACCTCGAGAGCCTTATGAGAGGCAGAGTAGCTGCCTCGTGCCTAAAGCACCAACTCCTCCCCAGCTGAGCTCCTCTACTAGATCTATATGCTGCCACGTTATTCTCCTGAATGCCAGCACCGGATTTAAGTGCCTCAAAATTCCATGTCCTTGGGATGTCCCAGTTACAGAATTTCAATATTTCAGGGGTCAGAGGAAACTAATCTTGATAGTGAAGGCaaaactgaggtacagggagAATCCTGCCGTTTGGGTGGCAGAGCTTGTGGAATGGTGGAGGAATCACTCCCCCCCAGAGCTAGAACCCAAGCAGGTGTGGAGGCTGCTGTGCCAGGAAACTCTGGGCACATTTAAAGATAATGGCTGGTTCACATTCCCATTAAACTTGAGGTCCCTCCTAGAgccctctacctctctcttctCATTCCTACACTGGACCACCCTGGTcgctcccactcccctccccactatGCACATTCCTCTAGGAGTTCAGCTCCTTTAGGAGGCTGGGAGTTTGGGGCAGGCAATGGTCAACTTTGCACCCCTGTGCTGCGCTAGGCCAGCAGAGGCTAAATCTGGGGTCTCCGCTCTAGAACAGCGGTCTTTTAATGTGCTCAAGTCAATGAGTCAAAATGGGGAAGAAGATAAGCCAGATCAGGGAGCTGCTAGGAGCCCCCTCAACTCCAGTCAGGGGACTGGGATGTGTCCTGGGCTAGCTGACCTGAGCATCTCTGGGGGAGCACCACTCTCTACAGAGCATCCCATTCTTGACATGGGTGGTGGACCTGTAAAAAGCTTCGTGCCCTGGCCAGGGTTCAGTGCCAAACAGCCCCGCGTGGCCAGGTTTGTCAGCAGTCTGTTTTTGAATCTCCCAAAAGAGATTTATATACAAACTCTGGACATTTCGTTTTGAGGAAAGGGGAGCCAAGAGAGGACAGGTCTTGGAGAGAGGTTTGACTCTTCAgcctttcaaaaacaaaaacaaaacaaaacaaaaaactttaaaggCCCATCCCAGTTGCAGCGTGGAGGCAAAACAGGTATTTCAGCTGCAGCCTCTcaacttgggggtgggggctgcagagggacTCACTGGGCGCCTGCAGGGCCTAACTGCAAGGAAGATTATGTGTGCGTGGGTGGGGTTGAGATGCAGTTTTTTAGACCCATCACTGGCCAAATGAGAGCCAGGAGGTCTGAACTCTGGTTTGGGCTATTGCCTgggtgtgaccttgaacaagtcagcTCCCTGCCCTGTGGTTGTTTGGGCACCTTTAAAACTTTCTCAGGCCCAGCCTTTTCAACCCTAACCACTGTGATTTGTCTATCTTTTCCTCCAGGATGCTACCTCCTCCCCTTAGCCATCCTGGAGCAAGGGGCGGCTTGTGTTAGAATTGCCCCAAAGCTCCACTGCAGACTTGGGAGTGGCCACCTTGTAAGTACCAAATGTGGCTAAATTCACCCAAGGCATCAACAACTTGTCCACTCCAACTCTGGATACTCACCAGCAAAGAAAAGGCCACGGGCCCACTCACAGTGTCCTGACTCAGGGTGGAGAGGCCATCTGCCCCAGAGGCCTAATAGATTCTGTGGCCACAGTGGCCCTCTGGCCACCCTCAGGGTCGTGGAGCACCAGTTCAGTGGTGGGGGAGCGCAGGCTGGCCAAGGAAGCCTATGAATTCTAAGCCCGACGCCAGTCTTTGCAGCAAGGCGGCCCCGAGGTTGCAGCACTCCCCCCTCCAAAAGCACTTGTCCCCCACCTCCAGCTGCTGTAACCTACAGTGCCCCGAGGCTGAGGTCCGGATGGGAGATCCCCGATCTTAACGACCACACCGCCCCAGCAAGCCAAGCGGCCTTTACAAACCgtagtaaacattttatttacaagtTTGTGGCGCCCTAAGTGCAGCTTGTCTTTGCGCCACGACCCCGAGTGCGGGGAGAACTGTTGCGTCCAACACTTCACAGTGTGAACTGCTCGCGGCCCGGGAGAAGTGTTTGGCCGGCGCGGGGTTCTCAGGCGGGGGCActgagctcccccccccccaccccgccccgggctCTGGGCACCAGCGCGGCAGCGACGGGCAGGTGGGACCGTGGGCAAGGCCGCCGCGGCGTCTCAGGCCCCGGCCCCGCTGCCAACACAAAGCAGGCGCAAAATCCAGCCCACCCTGGGAGGCTGGGGGCGGCACGCGGGCCCCGGGGCCCCGGCCTCGTGCAGTCTACAGGCCGCCCAGCTGTGCCTGGGCGGGCTCGGGGCTCTGCGGAGCGCCGCTGAGGGTGGGCTGGGGCGCCGGCAGCAGGTCCGAGGCGCCGCCGCCCCCActccccgcgccgccgccgccgccgccgccgccgccaagGCTGGCGAAGCTGAAACTGCCGCCGCCGCTTCCCGCGCTCCCGCCGCCGCTGGCCGGGAGGAGGGCGCCCGCGGCCGAGGCCTTGATGACCGTGGTCTGGTGCAGAGACCGCTCGGCCCCCTCAGTCCGCTCCGTGTCGCTCGGGGCCATGTCCAGAGACTCGGAGTCGCTGCTCTCGCTCTCGGCCTCGCCCTCCGAGCGGCTGAGGCTCCGCTCCTCCTGCTCGCCGTCGGCAGCCGCGCCTCCGCCCGACGACTTCTCGCCCGCCTCCTTGTCCTTGTCCTTCTGGGCCTGGGCCTCCTTGGAGTGCCGCCACTTCATCCGCCGGTTCTGGAACCACACCTTCACCTGCGCCGCAGCACGCGGGGAGACAGGAAGGGACACCGACATGAGACGTGGGCTCTCGGCGCTCGACTCGCGTGCAGCCTGGAGCTCCGGTCCCCCGCGCCTCTACCATGGACCAGGCACTGAGCTCGGCTCAGGGGCCGAGGGGCAGCCCAGGGAAACAACGACATCGCCGGGGACCCTCGCCTAAGGAACCCGCGAGggctgtttctcaaaatgtggccCTCCAGACCTGATCCTGAAATGACCTGGATGCTTGTTGAAAGGCGGAGTCCTGCGCCTCGGCCTCAAACTAAGGGCAATTTCTGCTCTAAATCGATGCTTCTTAACCCCACTTGAGCCAGGACTCCCCAAGAATCTGATTAAATTATGGACCCCtggctcagaaaaaaatgtacccAGGATTTCAAGGGTTTGGTGAACCAATGTTAAGAATTCCTGCTAAGCGGGTCCTCTCCTCGACTGCCACCACCCAAGGCAAGTTTCTACAAAAGCAGTTCTTCTTAAGGAGAAACCGTGGGAAGCACAGAGGGGAAAGAGGGTTCAAAGAGTTAATcccagtggggtgggggcactgcTGGACCTTCAGTTGAAGAGCATTTCCTTGGCATGTGTGTACTCAGAAGCTGATAAGGACCCTGCCCCTGCCCGGGATAAACTAATCCTTCTGCAGGCTTAGAAAATGCTGGAATTAAACCTGTGCAAAGTGGAGGAAgggggtagggatggggtggagaatctatataaatatatacaatccCCTGGGGGACCCAATGCTGTTCACACAAGTTCCagcttcccttttaaaaataacatccaCAGCTGGTGGAAAACGGCCGGGCTCTTCCAGtgggtgttggggaggggagTTGTGTAATGGAGGACAGAAAGAcaagggggggtgaggggggcccTTAAAGGAGCTATGAAAAGGTGCTTGCCTTTGACTTCTGCCCTACTCAGAACACTGAGCACCCAGGGAGCAAAGGCCCCACTGCTGCGGGGTATGGAAGAACGGTTAACTCTTCTATTTCCAAAACCCCCAAAAAAGTCCAGTTCTTGaattggaggaaagaaaaaaaaattggactcaGAAATTGAATTCAAACACGATAGATTGGCCAttgtcttggggaaaaaaaaaaaaaaccaagtaggCAGAACCTGCTGAAATGCTCTTGGGTATtctaagaaaatcttttttcctttctctctctcactccccacccctccccccccccccggagatTTTCTTAGGAGCTTCTGCCGTTAGAAAATCGGACTGACTGGCTGCTGAGGAGTGCACTCCTCGCCCTGCTGGGGCTAAGTCATTCCGTTTGAAATGATGTTTTCACTTCCTCACAAACGGGGATTTCACAATCCAGCTgcagcagaaggaggaggagggaggaaggacgggaggagggaagaaaaaaaaaaacccaacaacaatcTCTTGACTTTGGATTTTTATCTCTTCTGAAATAAACTGCCTCCTACAGGGAACTGCACTGCAGTGGAGTACATAATTATTATCTCCTGCGGCCTATTTGCTTTCTCCGCGGTTCTTTCGCCTGTTGGCCAAAATAAACATGCAGTGCTTGTTGACATACATCTTTGGGGATGGGCTATCCTTTCCgtccttctctcccccccccccatttccctccccccagACTCAAGTTTCGACGCCTACACTGTCTCTTGAAATTCAAGACCTTGCGTCTCCGCGGCAAAGGCCGAGTGGGCCGGGgtggagggaggcctggggctAGGCCGCGCTGCTGCCCCCGACCCCGCGAGGGAGCTGCGCGCGGGAGCCAGAGCCGGCTTACCTGCGCGTCGGTGAGGCCTAGCATCGCGGCCAGTTGTTTTCGGTCGGGTTTGGTCACGTATTTCTGAATCTCAAACCTCTTCTCCAGGCCTTTCCTCTGCAGGTTGGAGAAGACCGCCCGCGACCAGGAGCGCTTCCTCTTGTAGGTCTGCGGCATGGTGTCCTTCGTGAGCACGGCGTAGGGACCTGCCACCGGGCGGGAGCGGGAGCGACAGAAAGACAGGAGGGCCACGTCAGTGCCCCCCGGTCCGCGGCCTACGCGCCCGGGACTCACCGTGCTGCTTCTAAGTGTTTTGCGTTAAACATTTGGGCCCCCATTCAGAAAGCCCTTCACGCAGACGCGCAACGGCCTCCCTACGGAGGGATCCTACAGCTCTTAAGACTTCAGGCTTAAGGCCTAAAGCGAGTGTGGCGTGGAGAAGCCCCGCGCTTCGTCGattaattccaaagaaaaaacataaacctAACGCGTGGCCTTTGGGGCATGCGAAAAGTAGGCGACACTGTCCCTTGGGCCTGAAGGATGGAGAGATGACAGCTTTGACTCTcgtatgtgtacgtgtgtgtacgtgtgtgtatgtacacgtTCTTGCAAACGTGCGAGCAAACGGAACCCCCTTGGGCTAAGTCATTCCTAACTCTGTGTTGTGTTAACACCTCTTGCTGCATTTTCAAGCCACTCTCTGGAGAAAAGACTAGGGAAAGCCCCTTCACCCCACCTCGCCCCGCCCGCCCACGTACACACTTTCTCGGCACCCCCAGGTCCCCCACcgctcccacccccgcccccccgggaGCCGACCAAAGAGTGAGCTAGCTATCTGAGAACTCTTTCGGTTTCTGTCTCTGGACTTGGTAGCCTCCTGCACCAACTCCGGGATTGCTGCACCGCGATGGCCACGTGAGCCGTCAGTACTCAGTTTTGGGCCAGTCGACCTGCCCCGTTAGGCCGTCGCTCGGGAGGGTTTCTGTACCTGGAAACGTGTCTTGAAACTGATGCTGAACTGAATTCCTCGGGTTCGAGCTTAAGGGGCTCAGGATGGCAGAAGCCTCGTTAATGGGATCTAGAGACGCGAAGAACTGGCCGGCGGAGGGCTGCAGGCCGGGGAGGTGCACCCCTGCGGGCCGCCCGCTGGTTAGCAGGGATGTGAGGTCTGGAGGCGAGGGAAAAGAAGAGCTGATTACACCTCGGGCAAAGCCACACTCTCTCGGACTGAGttgttcctcccctccccctcgaTTCGGTTTTCCCGGAGCGAAGTCACGAGAGACCCTTGTCTCGGCGCCAAAACCCCACTCTCCCGACAGTGGCCAAGGGGCGATGCGCAAAATGTTCCTGCGTGTAGCCCACAGGTCCACGTCTACACATACAGCAAGGAAGGGCTTTATATAAAATGGCCAAAAGGAAGTCACTTCCAGGTGCTTGACTAGAATTCCACAGACCTACCTCCGCCCCAGTGAAGGAGCCCCAACTCCGCTTTCTCTTGGGAGCCCGGGGTCTATTTTGTTTACCTACATTCCTTGAGTGGAATTTCACTAGAAATCAGATAAATGGAAGGGAAAGTGTTCCCCAAAAGGGCTTTCCCTGTCAAATTAATATAGTTCTCCCTCTAGATACATGATTCAAGAGGCAGATGATAGtcatttcagcaaatatttacaccAACGATTTTTATGAATAATGATTCTGTGACGTGTGTTTTTCAAGCATccctggaatcttttttttttttttttaacgcagAGCAGGTGAGTTTTAAACCTAACGTTTCACAGTCTTCTTACAAttcactctcttctccctcattttacCGGTTTGTCCTTAATTGTGCAAATACTCAAAGGCATTCCAAATGGCCCTGGGACCGGGGAGTGCGCCAGGGCCGTGGCCAGAGGCCTGCAGCCTCTCGCCCAAGACCTACCTCTCAGCGTGTTGCCTTCCTTGACTTTGGGGTCAAATTCTGCAGACAAAATGCGGTCAATTCCAAATTTGAGGTCCTTGCTAGATGGGGCCGGGGCCGAGCCACTATGCGGGGGGTTCGGGACCACCCGCGCCCCGGAGACAGGGGGCTGCAAGGCGCCAGCCCGGGGCGCAGGCGGAGGCTGCGGCTGCTGCGGAGGCTGTTGCGGCTGCTGTGGCTgtgggtgatggtggtggtaggcGGCTGAGAGCGGAGACAGCCGCTGCGGGAAGCCAGCCGGGACTTCGGAGGGCGCCACCACCGGGGTGGGTCGAAGCGGGGATCTGGCGGCAGCTTGGAAAGAGGCGTGCGGGTGAGCCGAGCCCAAGTGAGCGGTGAGGGCGGCGGCCGAGGCCCCCGCCAGACCCTCCGCGGCCGCCCCCTGCTCCCCCACGCCGGCGTGCAGGATGTCTGCGATGCAGAAGGAGGGTTTCTTGACCGCGGCGGGGTCCAGGGGGAAGGAGCAGCCGCCCGGGCCGGCCGAGGAGCAGTAGGCGGCCGACCAGAGGCTGAAGTTGGAGGCGTAGAAAGGAGCCAGCCCGGCGGCGAACATTCTGGCTGGATGAGCCGAGCTGCCGCCGCGGCCCGGCCGGGCCGGGcccagtgggtgggtgggtgcgcAGGGAGGAGCGCGATGAGTCCCGGAGGCAGCGGCAGCCCAGCCGAGAACGATCCGCTTTCGCTTCTCCGTCCGCACTGAGAACAGGACAGGGAGCCCTAGCGCCACCGAGGGAAGAGGCGAGGCCCAGATCCCGGCCGGTCACAGCCTCGGCCCCTGGCCTCACTTTAAAGGCGGCGCGGCGCCCGCGCTCCCCCGTGCTGGAGGCGAGCGAGGGGCGCTGAAGCTGCTGGGCGGGCGGGGGCCGCCGCTCCGCACACGCCAGGGAAGCCGGGGAGACAGGGGCTGGGCACCGAAAGGAAACCCAAACAGCTAAGCCCTAAGAgctaaatttaaaacaacaacaataataatccgttagtttaaaaaaaaaaagtaataggaggaaaaaaaaaaaaaaaaaactcctctcTAAAAACTCCCAAAGTTTTGGCAGGAGCTTCGGAGTCAGATCCAGGGTAGGACCTCGATCCGAGTGCTCATTGGCCATCCTCTTCACCAATGGGAGCAGGGAGTAGAGGGGAATTGGGAAAGAGGGGCGTGGCCGAGGAGGTGGGCCACGCCCCGGCCACGCCAAAGTGTTTGCTGCTGCCGCGTGGGCTGAGCGGGGTCCCCTGCGTAGGGGCCCGGGCGGCGGCTCCAGGGAATTCTGACTCTCCCCTAACTTGTGCAGCTCCAAACCGACATCGGACATAGAGAGTTGGTCCCAGCGCCGGCGCTTGCCCAGAGAAGCTGGTGCTCCTGTGTAATTTCACGGGTGCAAAGTCCGCCTCTTGGAACACGGGGGCGACCCCCTAGGTTCCCTCCTCCTGACTTCACTTGGGCCTGATTTTTCTTCACTCGGCCTTTATCCCGAAAGTTGGTGTCCTCATCCTTCGTGGGCTCCCGTTGCCAAGCTGCTCAGCTCTGAGCTCTGGCTCGAGAAAGCTGGGGTCCAAAGTCACCGCCCAATTTAGCACCGCGTCCGTGGCGCTGCCTCCGAGATCCTCAGGGAAGAGAGGAGGCGCGGTTCGCAAATTAGCTTTAGTCCAAGCTGTCACCCAGTGACAACTTGGACGAGCAACTTTTCAAACAAAATAAGATGGATGTCTCCGAACGTCTCCCTTGGACGCAGCCAAACCCTCCCCCGAGCCTCAGACGACAACCAAACAGGCCGCCGTCCGAAACCCGGGAAAGCGGCACGCGCGTCCCCTCCGCTGCCGCACCTTGTAGGAAATGTCGCCCTCCCAGCTCCACCACAACCCCAGATCACGTGGGGTCCATTGTTTTGCAAGTGCCCACAAGAGCACATTTCCTTGGGGTTAAACACTACTTTCAATTCAGTGACTGTTTCCCCAGGAACCCCTTGGGCCTGGTCGCAAAAGAAGCTGCAGTGGAGGCCGACGCCTTCCATTCGTGCTTTGGGTCTTTAGAGCGCAGGGTGGGTGTAGTGGGGGTTTTCTGCAACATCAACATCTCTATTTTAAGAATTCCTTCTCTTTTAAATTACAGTCAGAATGGatttccccacccctctcccaaaCAAACCACAGGCCACCCAGATGAGCTCTTCTTGCacattttcaggaagaaaataaaataataacaataatgaaaccACGAAATCTTTTGTTTTCGATTGCCCTAATAAGCATCTCCTAATTGATCTTCTGTGCTTCTGAGGCATGTCTCCCTcccggcaaaaaaaaaaaaaaaaaaaacttttaatacaGTTGCATTAAAGtttctgtgacttctttttttttatttcacttcagcACTAAGAGGTCTTACCAAATCAACCCAGAAGGGCAACTTGCCAGGCCTGGGTCAAATTCAGGTTTGGggctaattaaatttatttctagtgGTTTCTGGCCTCTTGTTACAGATGCTGT
Proteins encoded in this region:
- the HLX gene encoding H2.0-like homeobox protein, coding for MFAAGLAPFYASNFSLWSAAYCSSAGPGGCSFPLDPAAVKKPSFCIADILHAGVGEQGAAAEGLAGASAAALTAHLGSAHPHASFQAAARSPLRPTPVVAPSEVPAGFPQRLSPLSAAYHHHHPQPQQPQQPPQQPQPPPAPRAGALQPPVSGARVVPNPPHSGSAPAPSSKDLKFGIDRILSAEFDPKVKEGNTLRDLTSLLTSGRPAGVHLPGLQPSAGQFFASLDPINEASAILSPLSSNPRNSVQHQFQDTFPGPYAVLTKDTMPQTYKRKRSWSRAVFSNLQRKGLEKRFEIQKYVTKPDRKQLAAMLGLTDAQVKVWFQNRRMKWRHSKEAQAQKDKDKEAGEKSSGGGAAADGEQEERSLSRSEGEAESESSDSESLDMAPSDTERTEGAERSLHQTTVIKASAAGALLPASGGGSAGSGGGSFSFASLGGGGGGGGGAGSGGGGASDLLPAPQPTLSGAPQSPEPAQAQLGGL